From the genome of candidate division TA06 bacterium:
ATCGTTGATTGCCGCTTTAATGCTAATCTCCCACCAAGCCTGGTCTTTCTCATTGGTGATGAATGCCAACCAGGTTCTGGAAAACAACGGCGGTTATTGGACCGATCCCGGCTATACTTATCAGGATGATGCTTTGTCAGCCTGGGTTTTGGGTACGGCCAATGGAGGCAGGTATTTAAGGGTCGGGCTGGAAGACCCGTCCATTGATACAACCAATATCATGATAACCGGGGTTACCATATATGCAAAGGCATACAGCAACTATTCCAAATCCAAGATCCGTCTGCAGCCGTATTTCAATAATGTTGCCGGTCTTGAATCCCCCGGCGTCAATCTGGGCACATCCGAAGTTCTCAGATCCTATGACATAACCTCACAGCGGGCCTGGACCTGGCAGGAACTTAAGGACCTCAGCGTCCGCGTTACCCCCAGGACCGGATCGTATTTTTACCTCAATCATGTTTTTGTGGTAGTGACCTATACCGACAGCACCATTTTGGGCGACTACAGTTTTGAATTTTCAACCATAGCCTCACCTGAGACTTTGGGCTATTATTTTCCCGTCAGGATCATAGTCCGGGACAGCCTGGGAGATACCGCCAAAAGCTATAACGGAAATGCCTCGATCTCCGATCTCACCGGAACCATCACGCCCATAAATGCCCAGTTTATTTCCGGCGTCTGCAACCTGCCGGTGATGATCGGCGAAAACACCGCCCTTACTTCCATTACGGTGGATGACGGGGACACCTCTGCCGTAAGCAACGGATTTTCGGTGGTGAGCGGACTGCATCACTTCTGGATAAGCCCAGTCGCTTCCCCCCAAACCGTCGGATCACCATTCCCGGTTAGCATCTCGGCCTGCGATTTCAACGGCGACACATTGACCACCTTTAACGGAAAAGCAGACCTGGTTGAAATCACTGGAGCGTTGATACAGGACTCCACCGGCAGTTTCACCTCCGGGGTCTGGAACGGGAACATAACCATCAACGGGGGCGCGGGAATCTACGATACTTTATGGGCCGAGTACACCAAGACCTCACACTCCAGCCGGGGGAAGAGCAATGCCTTTTTGCTGGCCAGTCCTTTGGGGTTGGAGATGACCGGGATGACGGCCGAGGTTGGCCCAAAGGCGGTGACGGTAACCTGGCAGACCCAGTGCGAACGCGGTTGCGCTTATTGGAAAATAGAAAGGTCATCAACCCCGGAAACGGGTTATCAGGAGGTTGGCCGGGTCAACGGAAGAGGCAATACCAATGCGCCCAGCGATTACAGTTTTAGCGATGCACAGGTTCCCAAAGCGGGAAGTTATTATTACCGCCTGGCCCAGGTCTCGACCTCCGGCACAGTAAGTTATTTCGGTCCGGTCTCGGCATACTGGAAAGGGGTAACAGAAGAGGTTCCGGGCTTTTTGAGGAGTTTTCCCAACCCTGCCCGCGGGGGGAGCATAAGCCTGGATTTCAATATCGGGCAAGAGCAAAAAACGGCCCTCAAAGTATACAGCATAACCGGGGCTTTAGTTAGAACCCTGCTGGACCAGACCCTTACAGTGGGAAAACACTCTTTCCTTTGGGATGGTAAAGACCAAGCGGGAAATAAAGTCGCTCCGGGGATCTATGTAATAAAATTGGCGGGAGAACGCACCAATATCACAGTTAAGCAGGTGTTGCTTAGATAGAGTGCCGGGGCATGGTACAAGAAGTGACGGGGCGGTTCCTGTATGAAACAGGAACGTGAGCAACCTGACACAGCATCATCTGCAATACCTCCGTCAAATAGAATAAAGGGGAGATTATTTTATCCATAAAGCAAGATAAATCCCCCGGCTATCACTTGATTTTGCATAAAATCGGGTGTATTATCAATAGTGTATATTGATTCTCTTGGTGGTTAAAAAGAAGGAGACAATGCCGTGAAAAAAACAGCATCATGTATCTTTGTGTTAATGATAGGGATGGTTTTGACCGCACAGGCTGGAGTGATGGTGCTTAATGCCAATGATTCACTGGCCGCAGCCGGGGCCTGGGCCGATGTTCCATACAGCTATGTTGATGACATGCTTTATACCGTCGGGATCGGCGCGGCCAACGGCAGCAAGAACTTCAGGGTGGGGCTGGCCGACCCGGCAGATACCGTTAACCAGAGGATCACGGGCGTAGTGATCTACGTCAAATGTTACCTGGCCGGTTCCAAAGGCAAGCTTCAGTTAATACCATTCTATAACGAGGTTCAGGGCACTGCTTCCGCTCCTTTGGGGCTGAGCGGCACGGAGATAACAAGATCCTTTGACATCACCGTCCAGAAGGCCCAATGGTTGTGGGAGGATATAAAGAGCCTTAGCGTTCAATTCAAACCGAAGACCGCCAAAACCTATTACGCCAATCATATCTTCACCGTGGTGACTAGCATCGATACTACGGCGGCCCAGGCCAGCCATAGGTTTGCTTTCGACCCCGTCGCCACGCCGGATACAGTGGGGGTGGCCTTTCCGCTGGGGATCAGCGTACTGGATTCGCTGGGAAGCCTTTTAACCAGTTATAACGGATCGGTTCTGATCAGCGACCAGACCGGGACCATCAGTCCGTTCATAGCCAATTTCACCGGCGGGCTGGCCGCGGCCAGCGTCACCATCAGCGACACCCTGCGCAACGATTTCATAGTCATTGACGACGGAGCAGCCAACGATACCAGCGGATTGTTCGATGTGGTCAACTCCGGGCTGCATCACTTTGCGGCGGATCCCATCGGGATGCAGATCAAAAACATTCCTTTCCCCATCAGTCTTTCGGCCCGTGACTTTTTCGACGACACGGTCGCCAGTTTCACCGGCAAAGCGGACCTGTGGGACAAGACCGGAACCCTGACCCCGGATTCCACCGGGGCGTTTACTGCCGGGGTCTGGAGCGGAAACGTCAACGTTGGCGCGGGAAGCAATTCCGACAGCATCTTCATCTCATATTATAACGGTAAAGTTATCGCCGGTGTCAGCAATGGTTTCTGGGTGGATGACCCCTTAGGGATCGAAACGGAAAAACCGTCAACGGCCATCACCGGCCCGGCCCGGCTTAACATCTTCCCCAATCCACTTTACCGCAAGGCAGAGTTCTCAATCTATTCACCCAAGGCAGGCTCAACCCGCATCATCGTTTACAACCTGCTGGGGCAGAAGGCCGCCCAGAAAGACTTGGGGAAAATAAATCCCGGAACGGTGAAACTAAATTGGGACCTTGGTTCCGCCCTGCCACAGGGTGTTTATTTTGCCGATCTTCAGGTCGACGGGAAAAGCGCGTCATTTAAGAAACTGGTGATCCTCAAGTAACGACAGACATGGCCATTCAAAAAGGCCCGCCGATGGCGGGCCTTTTTTCTTGACTATATGCTTGAAGTTTGGTAAATTTACAGTTCTACAGTCTTTGAAGACTTCAACAAAAACATTATCTGAGTCCGCCCATATCCAGGCCGGACTGCGGTGTGAATTTACGGAGGATCTATGAAACTGGACTGGGTTTATATTTCTGAAATCGGGAAACACCTGGGGCAGGAGGTCACTCTCAAGGGCTGGCTGTACAACAAGCGCTCCTCGGGCAAGATCCACTTCCTTCAGATCCGGGACGGCTCGGGCGTGATCCAGGGGGTGATGGTCAAGAGCGAGGTGGGCGACCCGGTCTTTGACCTGGGCGACAAGGTCACCCAGGAATCCTCCATCATCGTCAAGGGTTTGGTCAAGGAGGACAAGCGCTCGCCCTCTGGTTTTGAGCTGGGGGTCACCGATCTCAAGATAGTTCAGCTGACCCAGGACTATCCCATCACCCCCAAGGAGCACGGGCCGGCTTTCCTGATGGAGCACCGCCACCTGTGGATGCGCTCGTCCAAGCAGCACGCCACCTTAAGGGTCCGCGACACCATCGAGCAGGCCATCCACGCCTACATGCATAAGGAAGGGTTCATCCACACCCCGGCCCCCATTTTGACCCCCACCTCCTGCGAGGGCACCACCACTTTGTTCCAGACCGACTACTTCGGCGAGCCGGCCTTCCTGTCCCAGTCCGGCCAGATGTACATCGAGGCCACGGCCGCCGCCTTCGGCAAGGTCTACACCTTCACCCCGGCCTTTAGGGCCGAGAAGTCCAAGACCAGAAGGCACCTGACCGAACTGTGGATGATGGACGCCGAGGCCAGCTATTTTGAGCACGCCGAGAACATGCAGTGCCAGGAGGGAATGATCTGCGCCGTGGTGGAAAGGGTGTTGAGCGAATGCCAGAGCGAACTGAAGACACTGGAGCGCGACACCGCCCCGCTGGAGAAGATCAAGGGCCCCTTCCCCAGGATATCATACAAAGAGGCGGTGGAGTTGTGCAACAAGGCCGGGGTACACATAGAATACGGCGAGGATTTTGGGGCTCCGCACGACACCGCCATTGCCGGCTCCTTCGACAAGCCGGTGTTCGTGGACCGCTTCCCTGCGGTCATCAAATCCTTTTACATGCAGCCGGACCCCCAGGATCCTTCGGTAGTGCTGGGTTCCGACCTCTACGCTCCGGAGGGCTACGGCGAGATCATCGGCGGCAGCCAGCGCATCCACGACCTTGACCTGCTGCTGAAGAAGATGGAGGAGCACAAGGTGCCCTACGAGCCTTATAAATGGTACGTGGACCTGAGACGCTACGGCAGCGTGCCCCACTCCGGATTCGGGATCGGCATCGAGCGCACGGTCTGCTGGATGTGCGGACTGTCGCACATCCGCGAGGCCATACCGTTCGCCCGGATGCTGGAGAAGATATACCCTTGATCCTCGCACAAAAAATAAGATGGCCGGCTCTGCTGCCGGCCATCTTGCTGCTGGCCTTTTTCGGCTGCGGACCCAGGCCCCAGGGCACGCCCAGTTCCCAGGCCATCGAGATAAACCTGGAACCGGAGCAGTACCCGGCCGACGGCGTTCCGGAATTCGTGTTCCAGCCCAACAAGAAAAAATACCTGATAAAACCCAAGGCCGAGTATTTCTTGGACGGAGTGGTGCTGGGCAAGGAAAGATATGTTTACGACCGGGGGGCCGACCTCGCCCCTTACGACCTGGCCATCGCCTGGAGCAAACTGGTGATCACCAAACTTTACAAACAGCTCAAGTGGTCCCAGGAGGGGCGCTGGTATCTGTGGCGCTACGACCAGGATTTTCCCTTCGACAATGCCTTCGTGGCCCGTTATTCCGCCAACAACCACATCATCCCGGCCAACCGCAATCTCCGGGCGGCGCTGGGGCTGGTGAGGGAAGGCCAGAGCATAGGGCTTTCCGGCTACCTGGTGTATGTCCGCCAGGCCGAGGGCGAGGAATTCACCTGGAACAGCTCGCTCAGCCGGGAGGATGAGGGCGGAGGCTCCTGCGAGGTGTTCTACGTTACGGAGATCAGATACAAGGGGATGAGCTATAAATAACAATTTTTCCGGGTGTCGGGGGAGAGATATCCATGAAATATTCCGGATTATTATCATGAGGCACAGTAGGGACATAGCATGCTATGTCCCTACTGTATTTTTCCTTGATATCCTGTGTTTTTTGGTGTATGATTATCTGTTCAATACATTATCAGGAATAGAATTATGAACGAAAAGATCACTACCCGGACCCTGCTTAAAATGAAGCAAAAGGGAGAGAAGATCGCCAGTCTGACGGCCTACGATTTTCTCACCGCCCGGCTGCTGGACGAGTGCGGGATAGATCTGATCCTGGTGGGCGACTCGGCGGCCATGGTCTTCGCCGGCTACGAGAACACGTTGCCGATCACCATGGAAAACATGCTCTACCACACCGCCGCTGTCAAGCGCGGGGTCAAGCGAGCCATGGTGGTGGCCGACATGCCGTTCCTGTCCTACCAGACCTCCATCGCCGACGCGGCCTACAACGCCGGGAGGTTCCTCAAGGAATCGGGAGCCGAGGCGGTCAAGATCGAGGGCGGCCGGGTGGCGGCCCCCATCGTCAAGAACCTGGTGGAGCGCGGCATCCCGGTGATGGGCCACCTGGGCCTCACCCCCCAGTCCATCCACAAGTTCGGGGGCTACCAGCTGCAGGCCAAGGACAAGGAGTCGGCCGAGCGCCTGCTGGCGGCGGCCAAGGCCCTGGAGAACGCCGGTTGTTTTGC
Proteins encoded in this window:
- a CDS encoding T9SS type A sorting domain-containing protein, producing MKKHCIIKLSLIAALMLISHQAWSFSLVMNANQVLENNGGYWTDPGYTYQDDALSAWVLGTANGGRYLRVGLEDPSIDTTNIMITGVTIYAKAYSNYSKSKIRLQPYFNNVAGLESPGVNLGTSEVLRSYDITSQRAWTWQELKDLSVRVTPRTGSYFYLNHVFVVVTYTDSTILGDYSFEFSTIASPETLGYYFPVRIIVRDSLGDTAKSYNGNASISDLTGTITPINAQFISGVCNLPVMIGENTALTSITVDDGDTSAVSNGFSVVSGLHHFWISPVASPQTVGSPFPVSISACDFNGDTLTTFNGKADLVEITGALIQDSTGSFTSGVWNGNITINGGAGIYDTLWAEYTKTSHSSRGKSNAFLLASPLGLEMTGMTAEVGPKAVTVTWQTQCERGCAYWKIERSSTPETGYQEVGRVNGRGNTNAPSDYSFSDAQVPKAGSYYYRLAQVSTSGTVSYFGPVSAYWKGVTEEVPGFLRSFPNPARGGSISLDFNIGQEQKTALKVYSITGALVRTLLDQTLTVGKHSFLWDGKDQAGNKVAPGIYVIKLAGERTNITVKQVLLR
- a CDS encoding T9SS type A sorting domain-containing protein; protein product: MKKTASCIFVLMIGMVLTAQAGVMVLNANDSLAAAGAWADVPYSYVDDMLYTVGIGAANGSKNFRVGLADPADTVNQRITGVVIYVKCYLAGSKGKLQLIPFYNEVQGTASAPLGLSGTEITRSFDITVQKAQWLWEDIKSLSVQFKPKTAKTYYANHIFTVVTSIDTTAAQASHRFAFDPVATPDTVGVAFPLGISVLDSLGSLLTSYNGSVLISDQTGTISPFIANFTGGLAAASVTISDTLRNDFIVIDDGAANDTSGLFDVVNSGLHHFAADPIGMQIKNIPFPISLSARDFFDDTVASFTGKADLWDKTGTLTPDSTGAFTAGVWSGNVNVGAGSNSDSIFISYYNGKVIAGVSNGFWVDDPLGIETEKPSTAITGPARLNIFPNPLYRKAEFSIYSPKAGSTRIIVYNLLGQKAAQKDLGKINPGTVKLNWDLGSALPQGVYFADLQVDGKSASFKKLVILK
- the asnS gene encoding asparagine--tRNA ligase, whose translation is MKLDWVYISEIGKHLGQEVTLKGWLYNKRSSGKIHFLQIRDGSGVIQGVMVKSEVGDPVFDLGDKVTQESSIIVKGLVKEDKRSPSGFELGVTDLKIVQLTQDYPITPKEHGPAFLMEHRHLWMRSSKQHATLRVRDTIEQAIHAYMHKEGFIHTPAPILTPTSCEGTTTLFQTDYFGEPAFLSQSGQMYIEATAAAFGKVYTFTPAFRAEKSKTRRHLTELWMMDAEASYFEHAENMQCQEGMICAVVERVLSECQSELKTLERDTAPLEKIKGPFPRISYKEAVELCNKAGVHIEYGEDFGAPHDTAIAGSFDKPVFVDRFPAVIKSFYMQPDPQDPSVVLGSDLYAPEGYGEIIGGSQRIHDLDLLLKKMEEHKVPYEPYKWYVDLRRYGSVPHSGFGIGIERTVCWMCGLSHIREAIPFARMLEKIYP
- the panB gene encoding 3-methyl-2-oxobutanoate hydroxymethyltransferase, which produces MNEKITTRTLLKMKQKGEKIASLTAYDFLTARLLDECGIDLILVGDSAAMVFAGYENTLPITMENMLYHTAAVKRGVKRAMVVADMPFLSYQTSIADAAYNAGRFLKESGAEAVKIEGGRVAAPIVKNLVERGIPVMGHLGLTPQSIHKFGGYQLQAKDKESAERLLAAAKALENAGCFAIVLEKIPHQVAKRVSESLTIPTIGIGAGPHCDGQILVVDDMDGRFEDFVPKFVRQYAHIAKDMRQAFKGYIGDVKGKSFPNMEESFSEE